A genomic region of Saccopteryx bilineata isolate mSacBil1 chromosome 1, mSacBil1_pri_phased_curated, whole genome shotgun sequence contains the following coding sequences:
- the LOC136319213 gene encoding putative CENPB DNA-binding domain-containing protein 1 gives MSTKRKLSLSMPQPAKKERKAIDIDTKTKVIKQYEGGKKVNVIARDTKLSHSTLSTILKDKQRIREAVKGSAPMRSTVITKQRSGPIHEMEKLIYIWMEGQIQKRTPLSLFPVQMKARSLFQTLKECAEEDYSQECVASTGWFQRFKKRFQMHSVRVTGEAASADEEGAREFVDSLDELITEIYEEKKKHTIQTKLTMFMKKPPPTSAGVQRRNGKPGRPSHGCARLDEETSLLQKRHTPR, from the exons atgtctaccaagaggaaattgtctttgtctatgcctcagcctgccaagaaggaaagaaaggccattgatATCGACACAAAAACGAAGGTAATTAAGcagtacgaaggaggaaagaaagtgaatgtgatcgcacgtGATACGAAGTTATCACACTCGACTTTGTCAACgattttgaaagataaacaaAGAATTCGTGAAGCTGTAAAAGGTTCTGCACCCATGCGATCAACAGTCATAACAAAGCAACGAAGCGGGCCCATCCATGAAATGGAGAAATTGATATATATTTGGATGGAAGGTCAAATTCAAAAACGGACACCATTAAGTCTTTTTCCTGTGCAGATGAAGGCGAGAAGTCTATTTCAGACTCTGAAGGAGTGTGCTGAAGAAGATTACAGTCAAGAATGTGTAGCAAGCACTGGCTGGTTCCAGAGATTCAAGAAAAGATTCCAAATGCATAGTGTTCGAGTGACTGGAGAAGCAGCGAGTGCGGATGAGGAAGGAGCACGTGAGTTTGTTGATAGTCTGGATGAATTAATTACagaaatttatgaagaaaaaaagaaacatacaattcagacaaagctcaccatgtttatgaaaaaaccacctccg ACCTCTGCTGGGGTTcagaggaggaatgggaagccAGGGAGACCCTCTCATGGTTGTGCACGCTTGGATGAGGAGACATCGTTATTACAGAAAAGGCATACGCCCCGTTAA